The Mycobacterium riyadhense sequence CATCATGCTCGCCGCGGGCGCGCAGGTCGGCAGCTTTGACCTGGGCCCGGCGCACCGCCCGCTTGGCGTTGACCAGTAGCCGCTCGGCCTCGCGCGCCGCGGTTTTGGCCAGCACAGCCAGCTCCCCGGTGCTGGTCAGCACCGCGGCCTTGGCCTCGTCGCGGCCCAGCGCGGCGCGAGAGCGCAGTTTCGACGCGATCGCGTGCGCGCGCTTGCCCGCCGCGCGGGAGCGGTCCCGCAGCTGGGTGCGCACCGCGCCCCCAGCGGCCTGGATCCGCTTGCCGATCCCGGCGATCCGGCGCGTCGCCTTGGCCAGCAGACTCGAATCGGTCGGATAGGCCACATTAGCCGGCACCACCGTGGTATCCACCCGAATCCGATTAGTACGCAACAACTTCGCCTCAGCCGCCTTGGCCAACAGCACCTCATTGAGCCCGTCGACCGCCGCACTGCCACACCGGGTGGTCAGCTTCATCAACGTGGTCGGATGCGGCACCGACCCATCCAGTCCGATCCGGCAGAACCGGCGCCAAGTGATCGAATCCGCGACTTCTCGGCACAGCGACTCATAGCCCAGCCGGTAACGGAACTTCAAGAACATCAACCGCAGATAGGTCTCCATCGGCGTGGACGGACGCCCGATCCGTGTATCGAAGAACGGCTCGAACGGGGCGAAGAACACCGGATCATCGAGCAGCCCATCGACCCGCGCCAACTCATCGGGCAACTTCAACAACTCCGCGGGAAGCACTGCCTCCCAAAGCGACACCTGATCGCCTACAGTACGAAACACGATGGCCTCAATCCCTTCCGCAACAAGGGCTTGAGGCCATCTTTCCTGTTCAGCACCATCAACCCGCGGATCAACGCGCCGACTTTTTCAGGTCGAAGTAGCTAGGCCGTCCATCGACTCGCCACCCGCGCCACCCGTTCCGCCGTTGCCGATCAGTCCGGCCTTGCCGCCGTTGCCACCGGCTCCGCCGATGGCTGTGCCAA is a genomic window containing:
- a CDS encoding ISNCY family transposase yields the protein MFRTVGDQVSLWEAVLPAELLKLPDELARVDGLLDDPVFFAPFEPFFDTRIGRPSTPMETYLRLMFLKFRYRLGYESLCREVADSITWRRFCRIGLDGSVPHPTTLMKLTTRCGSAAVDGLNEVLLAKAAEAKLLRTNRIRVDTTVVPANVAYPTDSSLLAKATRRIAGIGKRIQAAGGAVRTQLRDRSRAAGKRAHAIASKLRSRAALGRDEAKAAVLTSTGELAVLAKTAAREAERLLVNAKRAVRRAQVKAADLRARGEHDAAAGRRRGRLVRAVNDLAKLLEATRQIVAQTQQRVAGHIPDGASRRVSLHDGDARPIAKGRLGRPVEFGHKAQIVDNDDGIVLDHRVEQGNPPDAPQLAPAVKRVTKRARRTPGTVTADRGYGEERVENDLHDLGVRTVVIPRKGKPGKARQAEEHRPAFRRTIKWRTGSEGRISTLKRNYGWSRSSIDGTEGTRIWTGHGVLAHNLVKISGLAA